The segment CTGCGGATGCATTGAGCAACGAAGTTACTCTTCTAAATAATGTAGgatctggaagaagatgagaatgATTGACGTTTTTTGTACTGTCAGAGTTTCCATCTTGGCGAACAAACGCAGATCCTATCACGTGTACTCACAGCGACAGTAAATCTTGACATTTGTTTCCTTTAGGGTTCTGGCGATATGTGGCAGAGAGAAGTGTAGTGTTCTGGCTCAGCTGATGACATTCATAGCATGGTAAAAAAAGGTAGAGGAATATTGGAAAAACTCTTTTGCTAGGAAAACGACGTAGGATGCTGTCTTTGAGCTGGAAATGAGGTTTATTGCATCCGTACAAAAAGGTAGCGAGATAGCTTGATTGACAAACTCGAGATTCTTTTGTTCACCATTGAATAAACTCATGAAATAGGTTAATATTGAAAGGTAAaccattttgaaatttttttttcttagCTTACTATGGAGGGTTGGCCGAGTGGTCTAAGGCGGCAGACTTAAGATCTGTTGGACGGTTGTCCGCGCGAGTTCGAACCTCGCATCCTTCATTATTTTTTCCTTCCATAAACACAGAACGTAAAACCAACTAGTCTGAAGACCACGCCTACTCACTTGTGATATCGCGGTTTCTCTGCAGTATTGGATTATCTATTCGTCACCTTGACTTGAATCGGTGTTGTGCGATGTGTGGGTTTTTTGCAAATTTTACCTGATGAGCTAGCGATGAGCCTGTCTTTTAGTATACCGCTTGAAATCGTCACCGATGGTTTACAGAGGCCTGTCAGTCGTGTAAATCCTACTTTAGTCTCGTCCATTTCAGCAGGATGTCAAGCCAACACATACCGGCATGGCAAAGAATAAAGATTAAACAAACTCAAACTGATGAAAACAAAGCGGAAGCAggttttgatgaagaggacCCTTTAAACATAACGACTCACCTAGCGACCGGTAGCCTGACTAGGAGAGAGAAACAGAGATTGATAAAGGGTGATCAAAACGCAAGTAGAgttgcaaagaagaaagcgaagaCAACTAATcgcaagaaggaaaagttGGCGAAGGATGTGCGTAGCGAAATCAAGAGGAAAACCGTTCTGAAAGACCAGTTGCGCTATTTGATCGATTTCTATCTTGAGAAATCTTCTGAGAGGCTTCCAGATGCGATTCAAAATTCCGAAAACGTCAAGACTAATTATTCCGAAGAGAAGCTACACAAAGCGGGTAGTGATGGCAACAGCGGCGTTGTAGATGTTTGGAAATTCTCGAAACAGAAGCAGAACTGGCTCATCAAACATTTCTGCGACCTTGAAGAGATACCGGTTGCGTATGATGACCTTATCATACTATACTTCAAGGATCTGAAGGGAGAGGGTTTGAAGCAGAGCATATCAGAGAGATGTCGCGGTAAGGTAAAGGAGTGGAATGATTATGTTCAGCTGGAGATGGATAAGATCAAGGCAATTGTTGATGGCAAAGAAATGGAATCTGAACAGAGTaaagaaggagatgaagaggagaaaaaaaCTGATAAAGCTAAAGAGGTTGAACAAGCATTACAAATTCCACCCAATAGAGATATTGCTCAAAGATGTCTAAAGCTGCTGGAGGCTTGGGACTCGGCCGCTGAGCTGCAGCTACTGTCCATATGAGAGTGCCAAgagaaaacaaaaaaaacaaaaacGAACGATAGGATCGATCGATTCCCGACGTGCACAGGTTCAAAGCTTGAATAGAGCAGATGATCAGCTATTGCCATAATTAAGGGTTTCACATCGATTTACTGCTGCCGACATTGGGCTGAGGGCACGGGACACGTAAAACATGCAGCTTTCTCGCACGGTCATGTACTAAAGGTGCTTGTTCTTTGTGCAGACTTGATGTAAAACATAGTATAGAGCTTTTTAGATGTTTGATATATTCTGACAGCTTCATGGAAGTGTAGatgaaaaatcatcaagTCTCGATGACAGAAGATCGCATGTCTCAAAAAGATATGCCCAATGTCACAGACATCGACTGGAGCAGAGAAGCTCTGCATTCCCTGCTACATATTGTCACAGACCTTGACCGTCTCCCGAAGGAATACAATGCCTTCTTACAACCACTGTTCAATAAGAtaaagaaagatgaaggcCTATCGGCCGCGGCCTTGGAAAAATGCAAACTGGCCTTTGCAAGCTGGGACGGTCAAGAACATAATGGCCTGGATGAATTGGCTATCAAACGCTGCATGGATTTATGGTTAACCATCAAAGGTGAAGACTATCCATTAAAAAAAGCTTTATCGAATCCTGCTAACCTCGTAGTGCAAG is part of the Torulaspora globosa chromosome 7, complete sequence genome and harbors:
- the RBP95 gene encoding RNA-binding ribosome assembly factor RBP95 (ancestral locus Anc_1.431), giving the protein MSSQHIPAWQRIKIKQTQTDENKAEAGFDEEDPLNITTHLATGSLTRREKQRLIKGDQNASRVAKKKAKTTNRKKEKLAKDVRSEIKRKTVLKDQLRYLIDFYLEKSSERLPDAIQNSENVKTNYSEEKLHKAGSDGNSGVVDVWKFSKQKQNWLIKHFCDLEEIPVAYDDLIILYFKDLKGEGLKQSISERCRGKVKEWNDYVQLEMDKIKAIVDGKEMESEQSKEGDEEEKKTDKAKEVEQALQIPPNRDIAQRCLKLLEAWDSAAELQLLSI
- the SWM2 gene encoding Swm2p (ancestral locus Anc_1.433); amino-acid sequence: MKNHQVSMTEDRMSQKDMPNVTDIDWSREALHSLLHIVTDLDRLPKEYNAFLQPLFNKIKKDEGLSAAALEKCKLAFASWDGQEHNGLDELAIKRCMDLWLTIKGEDYPLKKALSNPANLVVQEVEVCDFVDKHDLRRIEFDSATGEPIENSLGNLIIEEVEAADYVNSSETSD